CCGGCCAGTTGCCTCCGAGGCTGCGGATCAATCATTAGAGCATGAAAACGACGGACGAACACGAACATCACCCGCTGAACAAACAGGTGTCCTGGCTGCACGGCATGGTCACCCGGCGGTCCATGCTCGCCAGCACTGGTCTGGCCGGCATCGGGGCCCTGGGAGCCGGAACCTTCGCGGGCAGGACCCTGCTCCCTGAGCGGGTTGCGTCGACGACGGCGACGCCCCCTCCCGCCGCAACCCCGTCGGCAGGCCAGCCGACCGGAAGCGCCGCGCTTCCCGACAGGACCTTCGTAAGCAGCAAGCTCACCACGCCGCATGTGACGAGCTGGGGGGCCGGCCAAACGGCTCCGGGACTTGTTTTCGCCACACCGCAGGGGCACGGCTCGGCGGCCGTCATCCTCGATAGCGGCAGCAGGCCGGTCTGGATGGAGCCCAGCGGCGCCGGGGCAATGGACCTGCGGGTGCAGACATTCGAAGGCAAACAGGTGCTCACCTACTGGCAGGGGACCAGCGAGGGCGGCCACGGCGCCGGCAAGGGAGTCATCCTGGACTCTGCTTACCGGACCGTCGCGTCTGTCAGTGCGGGGAATGGTCTCAGCATCGACCTGCATGAGTTCAGGCTCACGGATGCGGGAACCGCGCTGATCCTCGCCTACCCCACAGCGCAGGCGGACCTCACCGCCGTCGGAGGTCCTGCCAAGGGATACCTGCTTGACTGCCACGTGCAGGAAGTCGATGTGCGGAGCGGCGCCGTCTTGCTTGACTGGAAAGCCTCCGAACACATCGGCCTGACCGAAACGTACGCCACTGCCGGCGGGAAGCTGTCCAAGGACGGGACCACCGAGGCCAATGCCTTCGATGCCTACCATCTGAACTCCGTGGACGACGACGGCGATGCCTTGCTTATCTCGTCCAGGCACACCCATACGCTCTACCAGATCGACCGCAAATCCGGGGATGTTCGCTGGCGGATCGGCGGCAAGAAGAGTGATTTCACCGTCGCGGATAACGCCGCCTTCGCCTGGCAGCACGACGCCCGCCGGAGGTCCGCCACGCTGATCAGCCTCTTTGACAACCACTTCGCCGAAGAGACGACCGGCACCTCCCGCGGGCTGTTGCTCAACATCGACGAGGCCGCGAAGACGGTTACCCTCAAGCAGGAGTTTGCCAATGCCGGGCACGGCGGCAACGCCGAAGGAAACATCCAGCTGCTGCCCAATGGCAACGTGATGGTCGGCTGGGGCGCCGACCCTTCGGCAACCGAATTCTCTGCGGACGGAACTGCGGTCTTCGAGGCCGCGGGACTCGGCAACGGCTGCTACCGGGTCTACCGGTTCCCGTGGACCGCGCAGCCGGACACGCCACCCAGCATGGCGATCAAAAACGGCGCCGGCCAGAGCATGCAGGTCTTTGCCAGCTGGAACGGGGCCACAGAGGTCAAGTCCTGGCGGGTACTCACCGGCCCGGACAGCAACTCCCTCAAGGCAGCCGGCACGGTGCCCAGGAGCGGATTCGAAACCATGGTGGCCGTCGCCAGCGCCAAATTTGCGGCCGTCCAGGCTCTGGCCGCTGACGGATCGGTGCTGGGCACCTCCGGCGTGACGCCTTCCTCTTAGGTATGCGATGTCAGTAGCTAGGGCACCCACAGACGCATATAAAAAGGCCCTTCCGGCCACTTGTAGAGAGATCCACATGACTGACAATCGCAA
Above is a window of Arthrobacter pascens DNA encoding:
- a CDS encoding arylsulfotransferase family protein — its product is MKTTDEHEHHPLNKQVSWLHGMVTRRSMLASTGLAGIGALGAGTFAGRTLLPERVASTTATPPPAATPSAGQPTGSAALPDRTFVSSKLTTPHVTSWGAGQTAPGLVFATPQGHGSAAVILDSGSRPVWMEPSGAGAMDLRVQTFEGKQVLTYWQGTSEGGHGAGKGVILDSAYRTVASVSAGNGLSIDLHEFRLTDAGTALILAYPTAQADLTAVGGPAKGYLLDCHVQEVDVRSGAVLLDWKASEHIGLTETYATAGGKLSKDGTTEANAFDAYHLNSVDDDGDALLISSRHTHTLYQIDRKSGDVRWRIGGKKSDFTVADNAAFAWQHDARRRSATLISLFDNHFAEETTGTSRGLLLNIDEAAKTVTLKQEFANAGHGGNAEGNIQLLPNGNVMVGWGADPSATEFSADGTAVFEAAGLGNGCYRVYRFPWTAQPDTPPSMAIKNGAGQSMQVFASWNGATEVKSWRVLTGPDSNSLKAAGTVPRSGFETMVAVASAKFAAVQALAADGSVLGTSGVTPSS